In Conger conger chromosome 5, fConCon1.1, whole genome shotgun sequence, the DNA window gctgaatatttaaACAAATTTGCAGTACACAGGGAAGAAATGCACTATGCttttgtatgtcattttattgtggtttacAGTTTCTGTTTTTGCACATGGCATCACCCCTTCCCTGCCAGAGAATAATCGCCTCGTTTCAGTTTGAACGAAATAGGCCGAATTTGCATGGAGCCAAAttcacatattaatgagtaaagattaaATCACAGTGGTCTTATCcatctaatttaaaacattttaaaattattcatattatatgTCAATATGTGCATTGCAAAGTCAAGATTCTAAGGCTTCTGTCCATATGTTTgttgcatctgtatggtaaaatctcacaaagttTCTCATCCAAAcagaaaggaaagttgatctgatcGTGTCGGTGTTGGTGTGTTAAGgattaaatatgtataaaaaagaaCTGAGCTCTAAAGTAAATTACCTTGGGTAATTTTGGTAATGTGGTCTAATTTGTTGTCGAGTGTGCAGGCTGAACATGGGCCAGTGCaagaggtgtttgtgtgtgtgtgtgcgcgtgttagTGTCGACAGCGGAGGCAAATTGTCTCGTAGATTAATTTGACTTTGATTAGATTATGTGCACCTTAAAGAATTCACTAAAAAAACTTGCgcattaaaataagtaaaaatgattaataataaGGCACAGACTAGTAGTGAGGTGAAGTAATAACCATGGGCTCGAAGAGTTCAAAGATGCAAGACCCAGAATTTATGGGTcctatgaaaataatgcatgacaGTATGTGTCGGCAACCACACATCAGTGTATTATCATttaatactgtaaaaataaacgTAAATGGAAACCTGCCTATTTATGTGGTATTtggtcctgccaggtaagtaggcttttcacacctggcctgacccctccctaccactaagacaaagcctttccacaaataaatacatagtgAGCCATTTTGATTCAGGAATTTATTGAAATCTCCCCACAATCTACATACAATGAAGAAGCCAGTAGAAAATAGGTGGAAAAAATAGGTGGAAACTGCAAAGGGTTACGGAGTCCATTTGATTTGGAAAATTAGTGACTTACTATGCATAAGAAGTGGGTTTGTGGTTAcatcttggtttttttttgcaattttcAGACTTTGCATAGATTGGGGGATGTCTTTGTACATTGCTCTATGTAGTTTTTGAGTGATTGAAATTGGGTGCAACGAGAATCAAGGCTATAACAGGTGGATTTTATTGTGAGTAttaattttgtttcagttttgttgGGTATCCAGTTTTGGTTATTGGCATTGAGACGCAGGCAAAACCGTTTGCAAATTATTTGAGCAAACGTGCATTGTCCACATGACTGAAGTGGCCTGCTCCATTTTATTCATATGGaatgctgtctgttctgtctcTATCACTGCCCCACCCAACCCCGCCACCCACCTGCTGAAAGGAACAACTACGTTTTGATTTAAAGTGAGGAAATCTAACTGAAATCATTGATTGAAAATCTGTTGATACACAGATGGTTGTTGAATCCTTATGATTGAAATCAGAATTTTTAGAAGTAATTCCTGTTGAGTGGAAACCAACATGGTGTGATTTGGTACTGTTACACTGAACACATGTTTCTTGAAGGTGCAAGCTGCAACTGAATTATTGGTCTACAAATACTACATCTGTTGTTAGAAGCAGGAGGAAACGCTTTCTTCAGAGGTATACAATAACTGAGCTTGAGTACCTCTTAGAATGTTCATGTTTGGTCTCCTTAGAAAGTGGCTAAAAtcttttgatgacaatatcatactGCTCTATCCTGCTTCTAACAACATAAGGGAACTTTAATAAGTAAATTGTCAGTTCAGCTAAATCAGTTCTGCCTCTCCCAGTTTCCAGCTTCCCACTGTGCCCCCCTGAGGCAAGGTTCTTCCCCCCTTTCTGTTTTAAGTACATAAAGTCATTTTAGGAAGATTCAGCTGCCTTTGGGTCTTTGGGCTTTCCTTTCAGTTTTTGGGAACTGGAGTTTGGctctttgtttcattattttcttttgtgaattGTAGTTCTTTGTTTAAGGTAGTGGAACCTGTCTATAGATTTGATATGGATATGTGTTGTAACTTcatatatttctaaattttaatCTGCTTGTGAGTTCTACATTTTTAAAGGTTGATCCAgcaggttgctctgcctattGAAGAATTTGgcgatttaattgataattgatatatttgaaaattattaatacatttaatcaaatacatttattttacatgttagATAAGCtaagagttttttttaacagttcaTGTGGTTATGTttggtattcagagtgctgcgTTCTGCCTTAATGTCAACGcccattttcaacaaaaaacttcttacaaagaaatccatgtttaaaactttttatctaagttgtgtataaatagaaacaaaacataaccatgattgaaatgtctgtttccctctgccgagtattttggtactgtattCAATTCTTGACTTTTCAGCTCTGTAATGATAGTGCAAGCTCCTCatgaaaaagggcactgctgcccccctatTGTCGGAacctgcaagtatttcagaccgctgtggattagagtgctcacatatGCCACCTGGTGCTAGTTGTCTGAACAACAAGTAGTTattgtggggggaaaaatgtaaaaatatatttaaatttttacatttctccTGAAGCAGAAGCGCCAAACTTCTGTATATGCACAACAAATGTAAATCTGCAGGCCACAATGAGATACTGGCCACTGATTATCAGtagaaataaatgcatatgtTAATATTACAAGCAACCTGTAGTTACACACCTCAAGCCACACtccaacacttttttttttttttttttttgtcccccaAACACTGcctttttgtcatttgtcacttgaaaatacaaatgcatttaGGCTGCAGAATCATAATTGGACAGAAAAGTGAAGAATATGTGGCTTACTCTCGGTTGTAGCCTAATCTGTACACATGAACGCTTTAACCCCATGTGGATTTTTTGAttacaattcttaaactgtggtACGGagctaaatcaataaaaaaattaaactttacTTATTTTGATTGAATGTTTTTGGTATGTCCATCTGCCAAATTCAGTAAGCAATGataattgtttttacattatACTCTCCCAATAGtataacccccaaaaaaatattttgtcccCCCCATACTTCCCAGTCAAACTCCAGCTATGCTTGGAACAAATGCTTATGAGTAGGCTCACAAATTAGCAAACTGTTTAATGTTCACAGTTAATGTACCATCCTTCTCTTGGTTTTTCATTTCTGATTGTTAATAACACATGTTCACTCCAAGAACcacaatgaaattaatgaatgaacatGTCTCACAATTCAAAAAGGCTATTGTATCACGcaaattattttgtgttctTCTGAATAAACCCAATTCATGGCAATGTCTCGTCAAAGTCTATATGTTTATGACAATATGGCAATTTTGAGTTAAAAGCAAAAATATTGCTAAATCTAATTGTAAATTATCATTTGTTAATGTCATCCACTGCAGGCATAATGCACAGCAAGAAACAACCATTcaagtttaatgtcagaaaatcTTTATTCTtgctcattttctcattttcaggcCTTAATCTCAGATAACATCCAATTTTCTGACTTTAATCTCAGACTTCTGAGCGTTCCCAAATATTGCCCCCCTCCCATACAATCAACAACCtgtgacaaaataaattaactggcccaaatacattttaaaatgtctaatTTGGAAACATTTAAACTATTTAAATAGCAAACACAGTTGATGGCTGCTGTTGGAGTTTAGGGAGCACAGAGGGGACAAGCAAACAGTATATAACAGAACCATCTCCACTGATGCTGAACATTGCAACAAGACATCTGACTGAGAGAACTCTTGTGAAATCCTGGATATATTTCAGACATGTTCAGTTGCTCTATATTTTAATGTCATTCATTTTAATCTACATTAAACTGCAATTCTTCaaattgaaaagaaagaaatgttaTATTGACTTGGAATGAATGGTCCTAATGGAGACaccattattattgtaattgaaCTCTGAGGTGAGAGGCAGAAATATAAACAGAAGAACATTTTTAATGGAAATCCTGATGAAATCTATTTATAAcaattatatttgaaaatataaaacagcgAACTTGCAATGACTGAAGATTTATACTTCTGTTATGAGTCTGTGAATAAGTCTTGCCCGAAGATCATCTATCCAACAATGATACGGGTTCTGCTGCATATTTTCTTTATGGTCATTATTGTTATAACTGTGTGTGGAAACCTCCTTGTCATCATTTCCATTGCTCACTTCAAACAGCTGCACTCTCCAACCAACCACCTCATCCTCTCTCTGGCAGTGACTGACTTCCTTATGGGAGGCTTCATCATGCCTCCTTACATGGTGCGAATTATTGAATCATGCTGGTATTTTGGAGATCTGTTCTGCAAATTCCACTTGAGTGTAGATGGAATGCTGTACATTGCATCAATGCtaattctttctttcatttcaattgATCGATATTATGCAGTTTGTCAGCCCCTACGCTACCGGACAAAGATCACCACTTGTGCCACAGTGATTATGATCCTGGTCAGTTGGAGTGTGTCTGCCTTTGTCGGGTTTGTAGCAGTGTTTCTGGAGCTGAACATATTGGGCAGTGAAGAtttttataatgaaaatgtTGCTTGTGTAGGAGGTTGTGTTCATTTTCAGGCTGAAACAGCGAGTGCAATATCTTGCATTCTTGCTTTTTATATGCCTGGGTTCATTATGTTGGTCATGTATCAGAAAATCTTCCGTGTTGCACAGAAGCAAGCCCGGTCTATTCACAGCATTGCCTGTAACAATGTACACTCTCAAAACAGCACATCATCTAGCAACAAGGAGCGAAAGGCTACAAAGACCCTGGCAATTGTTATGGGAGTATTCTTGTCATGCTGTACACCCTTTTTCATATGTAACCTAATTAATCCATACATTAATTATTCCATTCCACCTGTGTTATTTGAAACACTTTTCGGTATTACCTATTTAAATTCAACATGTAATCCTATGATTTATGCTTTCTACTATAGTTGGTTTAGAAAAGCattcaaaatgatcatttttggtAAAGTATTTCAAGCTAATTCCTCAAGAGCAAATTTGTGCACAGAGTGAAAATATCTTATCTATATTTCCCATTAATTTCTTGTTTTGACATCATCAGGTTGAATATCAGTGATTTCAAAtattataaatacattattcattatgatagaaaatgattttaaaaagagCAAAAGTCATAGCTATATTATTACATAAAAAATTGGACAAATGcataaatcaatgtttttctATTCTAATGTTTGAGAAccacaaatgaaataaacaaaagaatGTGTTTGATGACAATGTTGACATAAAATTTAAAAGATCCAGGAAGTGATAGAAATGCTGAAATCCGTTATGAAAATGTTATAGAacttttcatcataaatgtgtCATCTCCCTTTTTCCTCccgaaaaatacaaaaataatacatttgtagagtcaccccaagattgatgctacaaagtcctcaacaatcagtgagaggttaATTGTCGGAGAGgccttagcagggatgtagagaagctcagtcttggcaaggttaagcttcaggtggtgggaagtcatccacgcagagatatcagccaagcaggcagagatctgtgtggtgaccagGGTATTTGGGggggaggaaagaaagagttgggtgtcattggcgtaagaatggtaagaaaagcc includes these proteins:
- the LOC133128259 gene encoding trace amine-associated receptor 1-like; protein product: MTEDLYFCYESVNKSCPKIIYPTMIRVLLHIFFMVIIVITVCGNLLVIISIAHFKQLHSPTNHLILSLAVTDFLMGGFIMPPYMVRIIESCWYFGDLFYRYYAVCQPLRYRTKITTCATVIMILVSWSVSAFVGFVAVFLELNILGSEDFYNENVACVGGCVHFQAETASAISCILAFYMPGFIMLVMYQKIFRVAQKQARSIHSIACNNVHSQNSTSSSNKERKATKTLAIVMGVFLSCCTPFFICNLINPYINYSIPPVLFETLFGITYLNSTCNPMIYAFYYSWFRKAFKMIIFGKVFQANSSRANLCTE